Proteins from a single region of Rhipicephalus sanguineus isolate Rsan-2018 chromosome 5, BIME_Rsan_1.4, whole genome shotgun sequence:
- the LOC125758500 gene encoding RNA-binding protein 25-like isoform X3 gives MTKGRNREKDRRRESDYRGRKRNKKGKKQRKIEGERVSTEGEKEIRKGRNRQKDRRRESDYRGRKRNKKGKTKRKVEGERVSTEGEKEIRKGRNREKDRRRESDYRGRERNKKGKTKRKIEGERVSTEGEKEIRKGRNREKDRRRESDYRGRERNKKGKTKRKIEGERVSTDGEKEIRKGRNRQKDRRRESDYRGRERNKKGKTKRKIEGERVSTEGEKEIRKGRNREKDRRRESDYRGRERNKKGKTKRKIEGERVSTEGEKEIRKGRNREKDRRRESDYRGREIRKGRNREKDRRREIDYRGRERIKKGKKERKMEGERATTEGEKEIRKGRNREKDRRRESDYRGREIKGRNREKDRRREIDYTEGERERNG, from the exons atgacaaagggaaggaacagagagaaagatagaaggcgagagagcgactacagagggagaaaaagaaacaagaaagggaagaaacagagaaagattgaaggcgagagagtgagtacagagggagaaaaagaaataagaaagggaagaaacagacagaaagatagaaggcgagagagcgactacagagggagaaaaagaaacaagaaagggaagacaaagagaaaggtagaaggcgagagagtgagtacagagggagaaaaagaaataagaaagggaagaaacagagagaaagatagaaggcgagagagcgactacagagggagagaaagaaacaagaaagggaagacaaagagaaag attgaaggcgagagagtgagtacagagggagaaaaagaaataagaaagggaagaaacagagagaaagatagaaggcgagagagcgactacagagggagagaaagaaacaagaaagggaagacaaagagaaag atagaaggcgagagagtgAGTACAGAT ggagaaaaagaaataagaaagggaagaaacagacagaaagatagaaggcgagagagcgactacagagggagagaaagaaacaagaaagggaagacaaagagaaagatagaaggcgagagagtgagtacagagggagaaaaagaaataagaaagggaagaaacagagagaaagatagaaggcgagagagcgactacagagggagagaaagaaacaagaaagggaagacaaagagaaagatagaaggcgagagagtgagtacagagggagaaaaagaaataagaaagggaagaaacagagagaaagatagaag gcgagagagcgactacagagggagagaaataagaaagggaagaaacagagagaaagatagaaggcgagagatcgactacagagggagagaaagaattaagaaaggaaagaaagagagaaagatggaaGGCGAGAGAGCAACTACAGAGggagaaaaggaaataagaaagggaagaaacagagagaaagatagaaggcgagagagcgactacagagggagagaaataaagggaagaaacagagagaaagatagaaggcgagagatcgactacacagagggagagagagaaagaaatggataa
- the LOC125758500 gene encoding octapeptide-repeat protein T2-like isoform X4 has protein sequence MTKGRNREKDRRRESDYRGRKRNKKGKKQRKIEGERVSTEGEKEIRKGRNRQKDRRRESDYRGRKRNKKGKTKRKVEGERVSTEGEKEIRKGRNREKDRRRESDYRGRERNKKGKTKRKIEGERVSTEGEKEIRKGRNREKDRRRESDYRGRERNKKGKTKRKVEGERVSTEGEKEIRKGRNREKDRRRESDYRGRERNMKGKKQRKIEGERVSTEGEKEIRKGRNREKDRRRESDYRGREIRKGRNREKDRRREIDYRGRERIKKGKKERKMEGERATTEGEKEIRKGRNREKDRRRESDYRGREIKGRNREKDRRREIDYTEGERERNG, from the exons atgacaaagggaaggaacagagagaaagatagaaggcgagagagcgactacagagggagaaaaagaaacaagaaagggaagaaacagagaaagattgaaggcgagagagtgagtacagagggagaaaaagaaataagaaagggaagaaacagacagaaagatagaaggcgagagagcgactacagagggagaaaaagaaacaagaaagggaagacaaagagaaaggtagaaggcgagagagtgagtacagagggagaaaaagaaataagaaagggaagaaacagagagaaagatagaaggcgagagagcgactacagagggagagaaagaaacaagaaagggaagacaaagagaaag attgaaggcgagagagtgagtacagagggagaaaaagaaataagaaagggaagaaacagagagaaagatagaaggcgagagagcgactacagagggagagaaagaaacaagaaagggaagacaaagagaaaggtagaaggcgagagagtgagtacagagggagaaaaagaaataagaaagggaagaaacagagagaaagatagaaggcgagagagcgactacagagggagagaaagaaacatgaaagggaagaaacagagaaagattgaaggcgagagagtgagtacagagggagaaaaagaaataagaaagggaagaaacagagagaaagatagaag gcgagagagcgactacagagggagagaaataagaaagggaagaaacagagagaaagatagaaggcgagagatcgactacagagggagagaaagaattaagaaaggaaagaaagagagaaagatggaaGGCGAGAGAGCAACTACAGAGggagaaaaggaaataagaaagggaagaaacagagagaaagatagaaggcgagagagcgactacagagggagagaaataaagggaagaaacagagagaaagatagaaggcgagagatcgactacacagagggagagagagaaagaaatggataa
- the LOC125758500 gene encoding nipped-B-like protein B isoform X1, with protein MTKGRNREKDRRRESDYRGRKRNKKGKKQRKIEGERVSTEGEKEIRKGRNRQKDRRRESDYRGRKRNKKGKTKRKVEGERVSTEGEKEIRKGRNREKDRRRESDYRGRERNKKGKTKRKVEGERVSTEGEKEIRKGKRNRQKDRRRESDYRGRERNIKGQKQRTIEGERLSTEGEKEIRKGRNRQKDRRRESDYRGRERNKKGKKQRKIEGERSVIEGEKEIRKGRNRQKDRRRESDYRGRERNKKGKTKRKIEGERVSTEGEKEIRKGRNREKDRRRESDYRGRERNKKGKTKRKIEGERVSTEGEKEIRKGRNREKDRRRESDYRGREIRKGRNREKDRRREIDYRGRERIKKGKKERKMEGERATTEGEKEIRKGRNREKDRRRESDYRGREIKGRNREKDRRREIDYTEGERERNG; from the exons atgacaaagggaaggaacagagagaaagatagaaggcgagagagcgactacagagggagaaaaagaaacaagaaagggaagaaacagagaaagattgaaggcgagagagtgagtacagagggagaaaaagaaataagaaagggaagaaacagacagaaagatagaaggcgagagagcgactacagagggagaaaaagaaacaagaaagggaagacaaagagaaaggtagaaggcgagagagtgagtacagagggagaaaaagaaataagaaagggaagaaacagagagaaagatagaaggcgagagagcgactacagagggagagaaagaaacaagaaagggaagacaaagagaaaggtagaaggcgagagagtgagtacagagggagaaaaagaaataagaaaagggaagagaaacagacagaaagatagaaggcgagagagcgactacagagggagagaaagaaacatcaAAGGGCAGAAACAGAGAACGATTGAAGGCGAGAGAT TGAGtacagagggagaaaaagaaataagaaagggaagaaacagacagaaagatagaag gcgagagagcgactacagagggagagaaagaaacaagaaagggaagaaacagagaaagattgaaggcgagaga AGTGTTatagagggagaaaaagaaataagaaagggaagaaacagacagaaagatagaaggcgagagagcgactacagagggagagaaagaaacaagaaagggaagacaaagagaaagatagaaggcgagagagtgagtacagagggagaaaaagaaataagaaagggaagaaacagagagaaagatagaaggcgagagagcgactacagagggagagaaagaaacaagaaagggaagacaaagagaaagatagaaggcgagagagtgagtacagagggagaaaaagaaataagaaagggaagaaacagagagaaagatagaag gcgagagagcgactacagagggagagaaataagaaagggaagaaacagagagaaagatagaaggcgagagatcgactacagagggagagaaagaattaagaaaggaaagaaagagagaaagatggaaGGCGAGAGAGCAACTACAGAGggagaaaaggaaataagaaagggaagaaacagagagaaagatagaaggcgagagagcgactacagagggagagaaataaagggaagaaacagagagaaagatagaaggcgagagatcgactacacagagggagagagagaaagaaatggataa
- the LOC125758500 gene encoding octapeptide-repeat protein T2-like isoform X7 has protein sequence MTKGRNREKDRRRESDYRGRKRNKKGKKQRKIEGERVSTEGEKEIRKGRNRQKDRRRESDYRGRKRNKKGKTKRKVEGERVSTEGEKEIRKGRNREKDRRRESDYRGRERNKKGKTKRKIEGERVSTEGEKEIRKGRNREKDRRRESDYRGRERNKKGKTKRKIEGERVSTEGEKEIRKGRNREKDRRRESDYRGRERNKKGKTKRKIEGERVSTEGEKEIRKGRNREKDRRRESDYRGREIRKGRNREKDRRREIDYRGRERIKKGKKERKMEGERATTEGEKEIRKGRNREKDRRRESDYRGREIKGRNREKDRRREIDYTEGERERNG, from the exons atgacaaagggaaggaacagagagaaagatagaaggcgagagagcgactacagagggagaaaaagaaacaagaaagggaagaaacagagaaagattgaaggcgagagagtgagtacagagggagaaaaagaaataagaaagggaagaaacagacagaaagatagaaggcgagagagcgactacagagggagaaaaagaaacaagaaagggaagacaaagagaaaggtagaaggcgagagagtgagtacagagggagaaaaagaaataagaaagggaagaaacagagagaaagatagaaggcgagagagcgactacagagggagagaaagaaacaagaaagggaagacaaagagaaag attgaaggcgagagagtgagtacagagggagaaaaagaaataagaaagggaagaaacagagagaaagatagaaggcgagagagcgactacagagggagagaaagaaacaagaaagggaagacaaagagaaag atagaaggcgagagagtgagtacagagggagaaaaagaaataagaaagggaagaaacagagagaaagatagaaggcgagagagcgactacagagggagagaaagaaacaagaaagggaagacaaagagaaagatagaaggcgagagagtgagtacagagggagaaaaagaaataagaaagggaagaaacagagagaaagatagaag gcgagagagcgactacagagggagagaaataagaaagggaagaaacagagagaaagatagaaggcgagagatcgactacagagggagagaaagaattaagaaaggaaagaaagagagaaagatggaaGGCGAGAGAGCAACTACAGAGggagaaaaggaaataagaaagggaagaaacagagagaaagatagaaggcgagagagcgactacagagggagagaaataaagggaagaaacagagagaaagatagaaggcgagagatcgactacacagagggagagagagaaagaaatggataa
- the LOC125758500 gene encoding octapeptide-repeat protein T2-like isoform X6 — protein MTKGRNREKDRRRESDYRGRKRNKKGKKQRKIEGERVSTEGEKEIRKGRNRQKDRRRESDYRGRKRNKKGKTKRKIEGERVSTEGEKEIRKGRNREKDRRRESDYRGRERNKKGKTKRKIEGERVSTDGEKEIRKGRNRQKDRRRESDYRGRERNKKGKTKRKIEGERVSTEGEKEIRKGRNREKDRRRESDYRGRERNKKGKTKRKIEGERVSTEGEKEIRKGRNREKDRRRESDYRGREIRKGRNREKDRRREIDYRGRERIKKGKKERKMEGERATTEGEKEIRKGRNREKDRRRESDYRGREIKGRNREKDRRREIDYTEGERERNG, from the exons atgacaaagggaaggaacagagagaaagatagaaggcgagagagcgactacagagggagaaaaagaaacaagaaagggaagaaacagagaaagattgaaggcgagagagtgagtacagagggagaaaaagaaataagaaagggaagaaacagacagaaagatagaaggcgagagagcgactacagagggagaaaaagaaacaagaaagggaagacaaagagaaag attgaaggcgagagagtgagtacagagggagaaaaagaaataagaaagggaagaaacagagagaaagatagaaggcgagagagcgactacagagggagagaaagaaacaagaaagggaagacaaagagaaag atagaaggcgagagagtgAGTACAGAT ggagaaaaagaaataagaaagggaagaaacagacagaaagatagaaggcgagagagcgactacagagggagagaaagaaacaagaaagggaagacaaagagaaagatagaaggcgagagagtgagtacagagggagaaaaagaaataagaaagggaagaaacagagagaaagatagaaggcgagagagcgactacagagggagagaaagaaacaagaaagggaagacaaagagaaagatagaaggcgagagagtgagtacagagggagaaaaagaaataagaaagggaagaaacagagagaaagatagaag gcgagagagcgactacagagggagagaaataagaaagggaagaaacagagagaaagatagaaggcgagagatcgactacagagggagagaaagaattaagaaaggaaagaaagagagaaagatggaaGGCGAGAGAGCAACTACAGAGggagaaaaggaaataagaaagggaagaaacagagagaaagatagaaggcgagagagcgactacagagggagagaaataaagggaagaaacagagagaaagatagaaggcgagagatcgactacacagagggagagagagaaagaaatggataa
- the LOC125758500 gene encoding octapeptide-repeat protein T2-like isoform X5: MTKGRNREKDRRRESDYRGRKRNKKGKKQRKIEGERVSTEGEKEIRKGRNRQKDRRRESDYRGRKRNKKGKTKRKVEGERVSTEGEKEIRKGRNREKDRRRESDYRGRERNKKGKTKRKIEGERATTEGEKETRKGRNRQKDRRRESDYRGRERNKKGKTKRKIEGERVSTEGEKEIRKGRNREKDRRRESDYRGRERNKKGKTKRKIEGERVSTEGEKEIRKGRNREKDRRRESDYRGREIRKGRNREKDRRREIDYRGRERIKKGKKERKMEGERATTEGEKEIRKGRNREKDRRRESDYRGREIKGRNREKDRRREIDYTEGERERNG; this comes from the exons atgacaaagggaaggaacagagagaaagatagaaggcgagagagcgactacagagggagaaaaagaaacaagaaagggaagaaacagagaaagattgaaggcgagagagtgagtacagagggagaaaaagaaataagaaagggaagaaacagacagaaagatagaaggcgagagagcgactacagagggagaaaaagaaacaagaaagggaagacaaagagaaaggtagaaggcgagagagtgagtacagagggagaaaaagaaataagaaagggaagaaacagagagaaagatagaaggcgagagagcgactacagagggagagaaagaaacaagaaagggaagacaaagagaaag atagaaggcgagagagcgactacagagggagaaaaagaaac aagaaagggaagaaacagacagaaagatagaaggcgagagagcgactacagagggagagaaagaaacaagaaagggaagacaaagagaaagatagaaggcgagagagtgagtacagagggagaaaaagaaataagaaagggaagaaacagagagaaagatagaaggcgagagagcgactacagagggagagaaagaaacaagaaagggaagacaaagagaaagatagaaggcgagagagtgagtacagagggagaaaaagaaataagaaagggaagaaacagagagaaagatagaag gcgagagagcgactacagagggagagaaataagaaagggaagaaacagagagaaagatagaaggcgagagatcgactacagagggagagaaagaattaagaaaggaaagaaagagagaaagatggaaGGCGAGAGAGCAACTACAGAGggagaaaaggaaataagaaagggaagaaacagagagaaagatagaaggcgagagagcgactacagagggagagaaataaagggaagaaacagagagaaagatagaaggcgagagatcgactacacagagggagagagagaaagaaatggataa
- the LOC125758500 gene encoding splicing regulatory glutamine/lysine-rich protein 1-like isoform X2, with translation MTKGRNREKDRRRESDYRGRKRNKKGKKQRKIEGERVSTEGEKEIRKGRNRQKDRRRESDYRGRKRNKKGKTKRKVEGERVSTEGEKEIRKGRNREKDRRRESDYRGRERNKKGKTKRKVEGERVSTEGEKEIRKGKRNRQKDRRRESDYRGRERNIKGQKQRTIEGERLSTEGEKEIRKGRNRQKDRRRESDYRGRERNKKGKKQRKIEGERSVIEGEKEIRKGRNRQKDRRRESDYRGRERNKKGKTKRKIEGERVSTEGEKEIRKGRNREKDRRRESDYRGREIRKGRNREKDRRREIDYRGRERIKKGKKERKMEGERATTEGEKEIRKGRNREKDRRRESDYRGREIKGRNREKDRRREIDYTEGERERNG, from the exons atgacaaagggaaggaacagagagaaagatagaaggcgagagagcgactacagagggagaaaaagaaacaagaaagggaagaaacagagaaagattgaaggcgagagagtgagtacagagggagaaaaagaaataagaaagggaagaaacagacagaaagatagaaggcgagagagcgactacagagggagaaaaagaaacaagaaagggaagacaaagagaaaggtagaaggcgagagagtgagtacagagggagaaaaagaaataagaaagggaagaaacagagagaaagatagaaggcgagagagcgactacagagggagagaaagaaacaagaaagggaagacaaagagaaaggtagaaggcgagagagtgagtacagagggagaaaaagaaataagaaaagggaagagaaacagacagaaagatagaaggcgagagagcgactacagagggagagaaagaaacatcaAAGGGCAGAAACAGAGAACGATTGAAGGCGAGAGAT TGAGtacagagggagaaaaagaaataagaaagggaagaaacagacagaaagatagaag gcgagagagcgactacagagggagagaaagaaacaagaaagggaagaaacagagaaagattgaaggcgagaga AGTGTTatagagggagaaaaagaaataagaaagggaagaaacagacagaaagatagaaggcgagagagcgactacagagggagagaaagaaacaagaaagggaagacaaagagaaagatagaaggcgagagagtgagtacagagggagaaaaagaaataagaaagggaagaaacagagagaaagatagaag gcgagagagcgactacagagggagagaaataagaaagggaagaaacagagagaaagatagaaggcgagagatcgactacagagggagagaaagaattaagaaaggaaagaaagagagaaagatggaaGGCGAGAGAGCAACTACAGAGggagaaaaggaaataagaaagggaagaaacagagagaaagatagaaggcgagagagcgactacagagggagagaaataaagggaagaaacagagagaaagatagaaggcgagagatcgactacacagagggagagagagaaagaaatggataa